The Arcobacter sp. CECT 8986 DNA segment ATTTTGAAAGAGTATAAATCAAAAACAAATAATCTTGGAAGATTTAATGTTACTAAAGATGAAGAGGATAAAAACTATTTTAAAGTACCAACTTTAAGAAATATAGATAAAACAGCACCATATTTTCATGATGCATCAGCAAAAACTCTTCATGATGCAGTATCTGTAATGATGGAGTATCAACTTGGAATTGAGCCAAATGAAGATGAAATTGATAAAATTGTGAAGTTTCTAAAGACTTTAGATGGTCAAACACCAAAAATAATGGATGAAAAATGAAAAAGATATTTTTTATAGTTTTTATTTTCATCTCTCTTTTATTTTTATTGATTTTTACTACAAATCACTCAAATAAAAAAATAGATAATTTTTTTAAAATACAAAAAGATATCTCTCATCTTATTTCAACAAATAAGAACTTTGATATTTTCATGTCAAGTAGTATCTCATACAATAATTTTGATGTTATACAAAAAGATATTTTTAAAATAAAAGCTATTTTAAGACAGATGAATAGTAGTACATTTTTCAATACACAATTAAACTCTTTGAAAAAAGATTTTGATGAGATAGATGAACTTTTTAAAGAGAAGATGAAAAATATCGAGAGATTAAAATCTACAAGTGCAGTTTTAAATAATTCATATAGATATATTCAAACAATTTATGAAAAATTTTCAGATAAAAATCTAAATAGTATTTATACAAGATTAATAGGTTTGGAGTTTAATAGTGAAGTTAGTATTACAAAACTAGAAAATGATATAAACCTTATAAAAACAACTACAAAACAAGAGAAGATATTTATAAGACATGCAAAAAATATATTGCATTACTTTAAAAGATTTGAGCAGTTAAAAAATAGAATAAACTCCTTAAAACTTAGTGTAAAGCTAGAGAGTTTTGAGCAAAGATATAATAACTCATCAAATATCTTTATTAAAGAGATTAAACTTGTTTTATGGAGTATTATACTTTTACTAAGTATTAGTTTACTTCTGTTTTTATATTACTATTCAAGAATAGCTTATCAAAAAATACAATTAAATAGATTTAAATTAGCAGTTGAAAATAGTGATAATATTATTATGACAACAGACTATAATCAAAAAATCAAATATGTAAATGATAACTTTATAAAACATACAGGATATACATATAGTGAAGTAATTGGTAAAAAAGCATCAGTTTTAAAATCTGGACTTAATAGTAAGAAATTCTATAAAAATCTAAATGATACTATTTATAGTGGAAATAGATGGTTTGGAGAGTTCATAAATAAAAGAAAAGATGGAGAGTTAAGTTATGAAAAGACTTCAATCTCTCCTATTTTTGATGAAAAAGGTAATATTATCGAGTTTTTGGCTATCAAACTTGATGTTACAAAAGAAAGAACAATAGAAAAAGACTTGAAAAACAAAGAGCATATTTTGATGCAACAAGCAAAAATGGTAGCTTTACATGAGATGCTAGATAGTATTGCACATCAATGGAGA contains these protein-coding regions:
- a CDS encoding PAS domain S-box protein yields the protein MKKIFFIVFIFISLLFLLIFTTNHSNKKIDNFFKIQKDISHLISTNKNFDIFMSSSISYNNFDVIQKDIFKIKAILRQMNSSTFFNTQLNSLKKDFDEIDELFKEKMKNIERLKSTSAVLNNSYRYIQTIYEKFSDKNLNSIYTRLIGLEFNSEVSITKLENDINLIKTTTKQEKIFIRHAKNILHYFKRFEQLKNRINSLKLSVKLESFEQRYNNSSNIFIKEIKLVLWSIILLLSISLLLFLYYYSRIAYQKIQLNRFKLAVENSDNIIMTTDYNQKIKYVNDNFIKHTGYTYSEVIGKKASVLKSGLNSKKFYKNLNDTIYSGNRWFGEFINKRKDGELSYEKTSISPIFDEKGNIIEFLAIKLDVTKERTIEKDLKNKEHILMQQAKMVALHEMLDSIAHQWRQPLSTISTAASGMKLNKEFDSLDDETFNKLIDSIVENSLYLSKTIDNFKSFFKTNSENVLFNIKDTINKVFNLMSYKFNENKIECILNIDDIKIEGLEHELIQSLVNLFNNAQDAINRKLTVDDRKLIFLDAYSDETNNLIIKVRDNANGIDEKIIDKIFEPYFTTKHKSQGTGVGLYMTYEIISKHFNGIIYVKNVSYTYENKEYKGAEFIIKIPTKIKY